A portion of the Streptomyces coeruleoprunus genome contains these proteins:
- a CDS encoding phytanoyl-CoA dioxygenase family protein codes for MENRQELLNSVQMARFVARGSLRLDAVVPAEMNAEGLAVLAGGVPPVPYGTPLSDAYAKGSFVRRLLELPQVAGALRSLVGPEPWVDHHFVHTREPHGGAAQALHGDAIIDVRPDAFDVQLMYYPQTVTLEMGGTLSVPGSHLRRINESDTGRYQNLRGQDRLVCPAGTVVLLHHGIWHGGRRNDSDILRYMFKIRFNPRVRQRRLWDTSDLHDPQVAAELDAMFPWYEGATGRLERYNRILLWRELTGDDGFDLDHWVTRVSNRPKETVA; via the coding sequence ATGGAGAACAGGCAAGAACTGCTGAACTCGGTGCAGATGGCGCGCTTCGTGGCGCGCGGGTCACTGCGGCTGGACGCGGTGGTTCCGGCGGAGATGAACGCCGAGGGCTTGGCGGTACTGGCGGGCGGGGTGCCGCCGGTGCCGTACGGGACGCCGCTGTCCGATGCGTACGCGAAGGGCTCCTTCGTCCGCAGGCTGCTGGAACTTCCACAGGTGGCAGGGGCCCTGCGCAGCCTGGTCGGCCCGGAGCCGTGGGTGGACCACCACTTCGTGCATACCCGCGAGCCTCACGGAGGCGCCGCGCAGGCGCTGCACGGGGACGCCATCATCGATGTCCGACCGGACGCCTTCGACGTCCAGTTGATGTACTACCCGCAGACCGTGACGCTGGAGATGGGCGGAACGCTCAGCGTGCCGGGCAGTCATCTGCGGCGGATCAACGAATCGGACACCGGCCGCTACCAGAACCTGCGCGGTCAGGACCGGTTGGTCTGCCCGGCCGGCACGGTGGTGCTTCTGCACCACGGCATATGGCACGGGGGCCGGCGCAACGACAGCGACATCCTCCGCTACATGTTCAAGATCCGCTTCAATCCCAGGGTGCGTCAACGACGTCTGTGGGACACCTCGGATCTCCACGACCCGCAGGTGGCAGCGGAGCTGGACGCGATGTTCCCGTGGTACGAGGGAGCGACCGGCCGGCTGGAGCGGTACAACCGCATCCTGCTGTGGCGGGAGCTGACCGGCGACGACGGCTTCGACCTCGACCACTGGGTGACCAGGGTCTCCAACCGCCCGAAGGAGACCGTGGCATGA
- a CDS encoding glycoside hydrolase family 3 C-terminal domain-containing protein — MSSAPASASEQPDFRDPALPLQKRVDDLLSRLMPEERIAMLHQYVPAVPRLGLAAFRTGSEALHGVSWLGVATVFPQAVGLGATWDEDLVRRVAEAVSVELRAFHHHRTPAVGDGPHSLQAWAPVLNLLRDPRWGRNEEGYSEDPVHTARLGEAYCRGLAGDHPTYLRAAPVLKHFLAYNNEDDRCTTSSGLRPRVLHEYDLAAFRPVVASGAATGAMAAYNLVNGRPCHISPLIETELRRWARPTGHELFVVSDAEAPSNLVDPEHYFDDHTESHAAALKAGIDSFTDHAEDSATPVGRLREALERGLMEQADVDRAVRRQLELRFRLAEFDPDLDPYAGIGPEVIDCPEHRALARHAATESVVLLKNDGLLPLDPARTSRIAVIGPLADTLCEDWYSGTMPYQVTVADGLAAALGAHGGEVVRVEGADRIALRSRTTGELLGKTAFDVTDWGRGTLTLRAADTGHYLSLKDDATVAADQTVLKNWFVKETFRLEPAREDTVLLRSVLTGRYAAVDPTDGRVTVTADAPDSAERWERELLRDGAAEARAAAEAADAAVVVLGNHPMINGRETEDRADIDLPATQEELLRAVAAVRPETALVVMSSYPYAVDWADEHLPAVVWTSHGGQETGHALAAVLVGEADPAGRLPQTWYRGDDPLPAPLDYDIIKAGWTYQYHPAAPLYPFGHGLSYTDFSYRDLWLSRSSTGQDGAVDITVTLTNSGARAGSEVVQLYVRAPDARHEAPRLRLADFRKVRLEPGESREVTFRLPAERLAHWDVATSAFTVDPGGYEIVVARSADHPVLTAPLTVTGTASAPRVVVERRTLAVGFDDYADVTLVDATRADGDAVTPTDPARPGTLLFHDVDLSGAVRIEAETAREDAGPSEARLVIQAGDQVLAELDVPPTGDRYAWQTVAGELDAPPEGVHDLRLTLHGDFRLSAFRFGSPGRAD, encoded by the coding sequence GTGAGTTCCGCGCCCGCGTCAGCATCCGAGCAGCCCGATTTCCGTGATCCCGCGCTGCCACTGCAGAAGCGCGTCGACGACCTGCTCTCACGGCTCATGCCCGAAGAGCGGATCGCGATGCTGCACCAGTACGTGCCGGCCGTCCCACGGCTCGGCCTCGCTGCCTTCCGTACGGGCAGCGAGGCCCTGCACGGGGTCTCCTGGCTGGGGGTGGCGACGGTCTTCCCGCAGGCCGTCGGCCTCGGCGCCACCTGGGACGAGGACCTGGTGCGCCGGGTCGCCGAGGCCGTCTCGGTCGAGCTGCGGGCCTTCCACCACCACCGGACGCCCGCCGTCGGCGACGGCCCCCACAGCCTGCAGGCATGGGCACCCGTGCTGAACCTGCTGCGCGATCCGCGCTGGGGGCGCAACGAGGAGGGCTACTCCGAGGACCCGGTGCACACCGCTCGGCTCGGCGAGGCATATTGCCGGGGCCTCGCCGGCGACCATCCGACCTACCTGCGGGCGGCTCCCGTTCTCAAGCACTTCCTCGCCTACAACAACGAGGACGACCGCTGCACCACCTCTTCCGGACTGCGCCCGCGCGTCCTCCACGAGTACGACCTGGCCGCCTTCCGGCCCGTCGTCGCCTCCGGCGCCGCGACCGGAGCCATGGCCGCGTACAACCTGGTCAACGGCCGCCCCTGCCACATCAGCCCGCTGATCGAGACCGAGCTGCGCCGCTGGGCGCGGCCCACCGGTCACGAACTGTTCGTCGTCAGCGACGCCGAGGCCCCCTCCAACCTGGTCGACCCGGAGCACTACTTCGACGACCACACCGAGTCCCACGCCGCCGCCCTCAAGGCCGGCATCGACAGCTTCACCGACCACGCCGAGGACAGCGCCACGCCCGTCGGCCGACTGCGCGAGGCGCTGGAGCGCGGCCTGATGGAACAGGCCGACGTGGACCGCGCGGTGCGTCGGCAGCTCGAACTCCGTTTCCGTCTCGCCGAGTTCGACCCGGACCTCGACCCGTACGCCGGGATCGGCCCGGAGGTGATCGACTGCCCCGAGCACCGCGCCCTGGCGCGGCACGCGGCGACCGAGTCGGTGGTACTGCTCAAGAACGACGGCCTGCTGCCGCTGGACCCGGCCCGTACGTCACGGATCGCCGTCATCGGCCCCCTCGCCGACACGCTGTGCGAGGACTGGTACAGCGGCACCATGCCCTACCAGGTGACCGTCGCCGACGGCCTCGCCGCCGCACTCGGCGCCCACGGCGGCGAGGTGGTCCGGGTGGAGGGCGCCGACCGTATCGCGCTGCGCTCCCGCACCACCGGCGAACTCCTCGGCAAGACCGCCTTCGACGTGACCGACTGGGGCCGCGGCACGCTGACCCTCCGCGCCGCCGACACCGGCCATTACCTGAGCCTCAAGGACGACGCCACCGTGGCGGCCGACCAGACGGTGCTCAAGAACTGGTTCGTCAAGGAGACCTTCCGGCTCGAACCGGCCAGGGAGGACACGGTGCTGCTGCGCTCCGTGCTCACCGGCCGCTACGCCGCCGTGGATCCGACCGACGGCCGCGTCACCGTGACCGCCGACGCCCCGGACTCCGCCGAACGCTGGGAGCGAGAGCTGCTGCGCGACGGCGCGGCCGAGGCCCGGGCAGCCGCCGAGGCGGCCGACGCGGCGGTCGTCGTCCTCGGCAACCACCCCATGATCAACGGCCGTGAGACCGAGGACCGCGCGGACATCGACCTGCCCGCGACGCAGGAGGAGCTGCTCCGCGCGGTCGCGGCCGTGCGCCCCGAGACGGCGCTCGTGGTGATGAGCAGCTACCCGTACGCCGTCGACTGGGCAGACGAGCATCTGCCCGCCGTGGTGTGGACCTCCCACGGCGGGCAGGAGACGGGCCACGCGCTGGCCGCCGTGCTCGTCGGCGAGGCCGACCCCGCCGGGCGCCTCCCACAGACCTGGTACCGGGGCGACGATCCGCTGCCGGCCCCACTCGACTACGACATCATCAAGGCGGGCTGGACCTACCAGTACCATCCGGCCGCGCCCCTCTACCCCTTCGGCCACGGCCTGTCGTATACCGACTTCTCCTACCGCGACCTGTGGCTGTCACGGTCGTCGACCGGCCAGGACGGCGCGGTCGACATCACGGTGACCCTGACCAACAGCGGTGCCCGGGCCGGCAGCGAGGTGGTGCAGCTCTACGTCCGGGCGCCGGACGCCCGTCACGAGGCGCCCAGACTGCGCCTGGCCGACTTCCGCAAGGTGCGCCTGGAACCAGGGGAGAGCCGCGAGGTGACGTTCCGACTGCCCGCCGAACGGCTCGCCCACTGGGATGTCGCCACCTCCGCCTTCACCGTCGATCCCGGCGGCTACGAGATCGTCGTCGCCCGCTCCGCCGATCACCCGGTCCTCACCGCACCGCTGACGGTGACCGGGACGGCCTCGGCGCCCCGGGTCGTCGTGGAACGGCGGACCCTGGCGGTCGGCTTCGACGACTACGCGGACGTCACCCTCGTCGACGCCACTCGGGCCGACGGTGACGCGGTCACGCCCACCGACCCCGCGCGGCCCGGGACGCTTCTCTTCCACGACGTCGACCTCTCCGGGGCCGTCCGGATCGAGGCCGAGACCGCCCGCGAGGACGCCGGACCCAGCGAGGCGCGGCTGGTCATCCAGGCTGGCGACCAGGTGCTGGCCGAGCTCGACGTCCCCCCCACCGGCGACCGCTACGCATGGCAGACCGTCGCAGGCGAACTGGACGCCCCGCCCGAGGGCGTCCACGACCTGCGCCTGACCCTGCACGGTGACTTCCGCCTCTCCGCCTTCCGCTTCGGCAGCCCTGGCAGAGCCGACTGA
- a CDS encoding acetylxylan esterase — translation MPLTDLGTDDLVGYQPQLTAPNDFDAFWRRTLAEARSYDGTIKAERVTSAHLLHTVEVDDVRFPGWDGEPVAAWLLRPRGTEGPLPVVVTYMGYSGGRGLPTDHLLWSAAGYAQLVVDSRGQGHDTPDRTAGDGTQWAGGFMTRGIDSPENYYYRRLITDCVRAVDAVAGLPGLDPRRIVVAGGSQGGGLTLAVAALAGDRVAAALPDVPFLCHFRRAVQITGEGPYPEIAEYLRWHSRDRVEQTLATLDYFDGVHFAQRATAPVLFSVALMDPICPPSTVYAAYNHYRGEDRTMTVWPFGDHGGGYGSNPPVQLSWLRERGLAPERSVPSVALPDV, via the coding sequence ATGCCGCTCACCGACCTCGGGACTGACGACCTCGTCGGCTACCAGCCGCAGCTGACCGCTCCGAACGACTTCGACGCGTTCTGGCGCCGCACCCTCGCCGAAGCCCGGTCCTACGACGGGACGATCAAGGCCGAACGGGTCACCTCCGCGCACCTGCTGCACACCGTCGAAGTCGACGACGTGCGCTTCCCCGGCTGGGACGGCGAGCCGGTGGCCGCCTGGCTCCTGCGCCCGCGCGGCACGGAGGGACCGCTGCCGGTCGTCGTCACGTACATGGGCTACAGCGGCGGCCGTGGTCTGCCCACCGACCACCTGCTCTGGTCCGCCGCCGGCTACGCCCAGCTCGTCGTCGACAGCCGGGGCCAGGGCCACGACACCCCGGACCGGACGGCGGGCGACGGCACGCAGTGGGCCGGGGGGTTCATGACCCGAGGCATCGACTCCCCCGAGAACTACTACTACCGGCGGCTGATCACCGACTGCGTACGCGCCGTGGACGCCGTCGCCGGGCTGCCCGGCCTCGACCCGCGCAGGATCGTGGTGGCCGGAGGCAGCCAGGGCGGCGGCCTGACCCTCGCCGTCGCCGCTCTCGCCGGAGACCGCGTCGCGGCGGCACTGCCGGACGTCCCGTTCCTGTGCCACTTCCGCCGCGCCGTGCAGATCACCGGGGAGGGCCCGTACCCGGAGATCGCCGAGTACCTGCGCTGGCACAGTCGCGACCGCGTGGAACAGACCCTCGCCACCCTCGACTACTTCGACGGCGTCCACTTCGCCCAACGGGCCACCGCGCCGGTGCTGTTCAGCGTCGCCCTGATGGACCCGATCTGCCCGCCCTCCACGGTCTACGCCGCCTACAACCACTACCGGGGCGAGGACCGCACCATGACCGTCTGGCCCTTCGGCGACCACGGCGGCGGGTACGGCTCCAACCCGCCGGTCCAGCTGTCCTGGCTGCGCGAACGTGGTCTCGCACCGGAGCGGTCCGTCCCGTCCGTCGCGTTGCCGGATGTGTGA
- a CDS encoding RICIN domain-containing protein, which yields MAVLLAALAATLVPAASSKAAVADTTVTVDFSATRGAPTYRASGTLYGMTEDGSLPQEHFYKDIKWKFMRAGGAQLDSPGGWVAGKYDRRWNSTLAQYRSTKALGGTFVILPHDLWGADGTTSPTFPGDNGDWSRFEAFYDRLLADAKAAGMTDIQWDIWNEPDYSAFWDRPQAQYLEMWKRAHQRIRAAFPGAVIVGASTAGKPSADWGGPWWNTYLDYVKANNVEPDIYSWHDLPGDPVADANAVNSKLAARSMTTSRPFQVNEYAANTEQNPGRGGWYISRLERAGADGMRANWAWGANLHDFAANLLTRTGGQYLPLGEWFLYRYYGSQTGNIVNLTPGTNTDGVATRDNSARNAKILLGSNGNTGNVTVNLNRLDTTSVVENGRVRAIVQRIPNNGGGAVTGPVTVSDRTLTVSGNSAAVVVPWTDAADGYTVTLLPTSNTTVSTVAVVQHSGQCLDDTNLSTDDATQYQQYHCEGGYQQMLDLKPVAGRANTYTIVNEYSGKCLDVSGASTADGAAAIQWTCSGTTNQMFTLKPVSALGNSKDYQLVAAHSGKCLDVSGISADPGARIHQWTCDPATDLTWKKNQIWRLQGLA from the coding sequence GTGGCCGTCCTCCTGGCCGCCCTGGCCGCGACCCTGGTGCCCGCCGCCTCGTCCAAGGCCGCGGTCGCGGACACCACCGTCACCGTCGATTTCTCCGCCACCCGGGGCGCCCCCACGTACCGTGCCTCGGGCACCCTCTACGGGATGACCGAGGACGGCTCGCTGCCCCAGGAGCACTTCTACAAGGACATCAAGTGGAAGTTCATGCGGGCCGGCGGAGCCCAGCTGGACAGCCCGGGAGGCTGGGTCGCCGGCAAGTACGACCGCCGGTGGAACTCCACCCTTGCCCAGTACAGGAGCACCAAGGCGCTGGGTGGCACCTTCGTCATCCTGCCGCACGACCTGTGGGGCGCCGACGGGACCACCTCGCCCACCTTCCCCGGTGACAACGGCGACTGGTCCCGCTTCGAAGCCTTCTACGACCGGCTGCTCGCCGACGCGAAGGCGGCCGGCATGACCGACATCCAGTGGGACATCTGGAACGAGCCCGACTACTCCGCCTTCTGGGACCGGCCGCAGGCCCAGTACCTGGAGATGTGGAAGCGGGCCCACCAGCGGATCCGGGCCGCCTTCCCGGGCGCCGTCATCGTCGGTGCCAGCACGGCCGGCAAGCCCTCCGCGGACTGGGGCGGCCCCTGGTGGAACACGTACCTGGACTACGTGAAGGCCAACAACGTCGAACCCGACATCTACAGCTGGCACGACCTGCCGGGTGACCCGGTCGCCGACGCCAACGCCGTCAACTCCAAGCTGGCGGCACGGTCGATGACCACGAGCCGTCCGTTCCAGGTGAACGAGTACGCCGCCAACACCGAGCAGAACCCTGGCCGCGGCGGCTGGTACATCTCTCGTCTGGAGCGCGCCGGGGCGGACGGCATGCGCGCCAACTGGGCGTGGGGCGCCAACCTGCACGACTTCGCGGCGAACCTGCTCACCAGGACCGGCGGTCAGTATCTGCCACTGGGCGAGTGGTTCCTGTACCGGTACTACGGCTCGCAGACCGGCAACATCGTGAACCTCACGCCCGGTACGAACACCGACGGGGTGGCGACGAGGGACAACTCCGCGCGCAACGCCAAGATCCTGCTGGGCAGCAACGGCAACACCGGCAATGTCACCGTCAACCTCAACCGTCTCGACACCACGTCGGTGGTGGAGAACGGCCGGGTCCGCGCGATCGTCCAGCGCATCCCGAACAACGGCGGTGGCGCGGTGACGGGACCGGTGACGGTCTCCGACCGGACGCTGACCGTCAGCGGAAACTCGGCTGCGGTGGTCGTTCCGTGGACGGATGCCGCGGACGGCTACACCGTCACGCTGCTGCCCACGTCGAACACCACCGTCTCCACGGTCGCGGTGGTCCAGCACAGCGGTCAGTGCCTGGACGACACCAACCTCAGCACCGACGACGCCACGCAGTACCAGCAGTACCACTGCGAGGGCGGATACCAGCAGATGCTCGATCTCAAGCCGGTCGCCGGCCGGGCGAACACGTACACCATCGTGAACGAGTACAGCGGCAAGTGCCTGGACGTCTCGGGCGCTTCCACGGCCGACGGTGCCGCCGCCATCCAGTGGACCTGCAGCGGTACCACGAACCAGATGTTCACCCTCAAACCGGTCAGCGCGCTCGGCAACAGCAAGGACTACCAGCTGGTCGCGGCGCACAGCGGCAAGTGCCTGGACGTCAGCGGGATCTCGGCCGATCCCGGTGCGCGGATCCACCAGTGGACCTGCGACCCGGCGACCGATCTGACCTGGAAGAAGAACCAGATCTGGCGCCTCCAGGGCCTGGCCTGA
- a CDS encoding class I SAM-dependent methyltransferase → MTTSELWTRATADRYDAEEAEASSAAVLGPTLAFLAELAGDGRALEFAIGTGRVGVPLRERGVPVVGIELSEHMAAVLRRKVDEGTLPVVIGDMATTVVPGGFTLVYLVYNTITNLLTQDEQVECFRNAARHLEPGGRFVIELGVPPLRLLPPGQVAVPFDVSQQHLGFDTFDLVEQMLVSHHFTRDGDDGHYRRENSRHRYAWPTELDLMARIAGLELERRVADWDGSPFTQDSAKHVSVWRKPA, encoded by the coding sequence GTGACGACCAGTGAACTGTGGACCCGCGCGACCGCCGACCGCTACGACGCCGAGGAAGCCGAAGCGTCCTCGGCTGCCGTTCTCGGACCGACCCTCGCCTTCCTCGCCGAGCTTGCCGGAGACGGCCGGGCGCTGGAGTTCGCCATCGGAACCGGACGGGTGGGAGTCCCGCTCCGGGAACGCGGCGTGCCGGTGGTGGGCATCGAACTGTCCGAGCACATGGCAGCGGTGCTGCGGCGCAAGGTCGACGAGGGCACCCTCCCGGTAGTCATCGGGGACATGGCCACCACCGTCGTTCCCGGCGGGTTCACCCTGGTCTACCTCGTCTACAACACCATCACGAACCTGCTCACGCAGGACGAGCAGGTCGAGTGCTTCCGCAACGCCGCACGGCATCTGGAGCCCGGCGGCCGGTTCGTCATCGAGCTGGGTGTGCCGCCGCTGCGGCTCCTGCCGCCTGGTCAGGTCGCGGTGCCGTTCGACGTCTCTCAGCAGCATCTCGGCTTCGACACCTTCGATCTGGTCGAGCAGATGCTCGTCTCGCACCACTTCACCCGCGACGGCGACGACGGCCACTACCGCCGCGAAAACTCCCGGCACCGGTACGCCTGGCCGACGGAGCTCGACCTGATGGCGCGGATCGCTGGGCTCGAGCTGGAACGTCGCGTTGCGGACTGGGACGGGTCTCCGTTCACCCAGGACTCCGCGAAGCACGTCTCCGTGTGGCGCAAGCCGGCCTGA
- the exaC gene encoding acetaldehyde dehydrogenase ExaC, protein MTRYAAPGTDGAIVSYASRYDHWIGGAYVPPARGQYFENPSPVDGRPFTEIARGTAEDVERALDAAHAAAPAWGRTAPGERAGILLRIADRMEARLEELAVAESWENGKPVRETLAADIPLAIDHFRYFAGALRAQEGSLSELDDDTVAYHFHEPLGVVAQIIPWNFPLLMAAWKLAPALAAGNAVVLKPAEQTPASIHVWLDLVADLLPPGVLNVVNGFGVEAGKPLASSPRVAKISFTGETTTGRLIMQYASENIRPVTLELGGKSPNIFFDDVWAADDDFRDKALEGFTMFALNQGEVCTCPSRALIQRGHYGEFLDAAVARTERIVPGHPLDTDTMIGAQASNDQLEKILSYVDIGQQEGAKILTGGQRIEYGGDMAGGYYVQPTVFEGDNRMRIFQEEIFGPVVAVTSFTDFEDAMTTANDTLYGLGAGVWTRDINTAYRAGRAIQAGRVWTNCYHAYPAHAAFGGYKQSGIGRETHRMMLEHYQQTKNLLVSYSPKKLGFF, encoded by the coding sequence ATGACCCGGTACGCGGCACCCGGCACCGACGGCGCGATCGTCTCGTACGCGTCCCGCTACGACCACTGGATCGGCGGGGCCTACGTGCCTCCCGCGCGCGGGCAGTACTTCGAGAACCCGAGCCCCGTCGACGGCCGGCCCTTCACCGAGATAGCCAGGGGCACGGCCGAGGACGTGGAGCGGGCGCTGGACGCGGCGCACGCGGCGGCGCCGGCGTGGGGCAGGACGGCCCCCGGGGAGCGCGCGGGGATCCTGCTGCGGATCGCGGACCGGATGGAGGCGCGCCTGGAGGAGCTGGCGGTCGCGGAGAGCTGGGAGAACGGCAAGCCGGTGCGGGAGACGCTGGCGGCCGACATCCCGTTGGCGATCGACCACTTCCGGTACTTCGCGGGGGCACTGCGGGCCCAGGAGGGCTCGCTGTCCGAGCTCGACGACGACACGGTGGCGTACCACTTCCACGAGCCGCTGGGGGTCGTGGCGCAGATCATCCCGTGGAACTTCCCCCTCCTGATGGCGGCGTGGAAGCTGGCCCCGGCGCTGGCGGCGGGGAACGCGGTCGTCCTGAAGCCGGCCGAGCAGACCCCCGCGTCCATCCACGTCTGGCTGGACCTGGTCGCGGACCTGCTCCCGCCGGGTGTCCTGAACGTGGTGAACGGCTTCGGCGTGGAGGCGGGCAAGCCGCTGGCGTCGAGCCCGCGGGTGGCGAAGATCTCGTTCACGGGCGAGACGACGACGGGGCGGCTGATCATGCAGTACGCCTCGGAGAACATCCGGCCTGTGACGCTGGAGCTGGGCGGCAAGTCGCCGAACATCTTCTTCGACGACGTGTGGGCGGCGGACGACGACTTCCGCGACAAGGCCCTGGAGGGCTTCACGATGTTCGCCCTGAACCAGGGCGAGGTGTGCACGTGCCCGTCCCGCGCCCTGATCCAGCGCGGCCATTACGGGGAGTTCCTGGACGCGGCCGTGGCCCGTACGGAGCGGATCGTGCCGGGGCACCCGCTGGACACGGACACGATGATCGGCGCGCAGGCGTCCAACGACCAGCTGGAGAAGATCCTCTCGTACGTGGACATCGGCCAGCAGGAGGGCGCGAAGATCCTGACGGGCGGTCAGCGTATCGAGTACGGCGGCGACATGGCGGGTGGCTACTACGTCCAGCCGACCGTCTTCGAGGGCGACAACCGCATGCGGATCTTCCAGGAGGAGATCTTCGGTCCGGTGGTCGCGGTGACGTCGTTCACCGACTTCGAGGACGCGATGACGACGGCGAACGACACCCTGTACGGCCTGGGCGCCGGCGTATGGACGCGCGACATCAACACGGCGTACCGCGCGGGCCGCGCGATCCAGGCGGGCCGCGTCTGGACGAACTGCTACCACGCGTACCCGGCCCACGCGGCGTTCGGCGGCTACAAGCAGTCGGGCATCGGCCGAGAGACGCACCGGATGATGCTGGAGCACTACCAGCAGACGAAGAACCTGCTGGTCAGCTACTCGCCGAAGAAGCTCGGCTTCTTCTAG
- a CDS encoding GAF domain-containing protein yields MSEAWVALERGADPVERAGELRRAYDAFTAGGQVRRPVRPVVAESWRRSARARVSPDGPAPVELADDELAAYREAHPLAAAMPVIRELMGAYATDGEHLVAVCDAYGRLLWVEGHPSTLRLAGRMNFVAGARWSESAMGTNAPGTAIAIDRPVQVFAAEHFRRPVQTWTCAAAPLHDPHSGRLLGAVDITGGDGLAHPHSLAFVQAVARAAESQLALLAPAPARDRVTLSALGRDEAVLVAGGRTVRLSPRHSEIVVMLAAHPEGVGGGELLAALYEEGAVTPVTLRAELSRLRGLLGPELLPSRPYRLAAPVDADFETVARRLTSGAVTAAVGGYTGPLLPGSCAPGVVRLRRRLADQLRAALIARGDVQLLDDWARSPWGEDDLEVWQALAGAVPAGSRPPVQARVRALDAELSAGLPA; encoded by the coding sequence TTGAGCGAGGCGTGGGTGGCTCTGGAGCGGGGTGCGGATCCCGTGGAACGTGCCGGGGAGCTGCGCCGGGCGTACGACGCGTTCACGGCGGGCGGTCAGGTGCGCCGGCCCGTGCGCCCGGTCGTGGCGGAGTCGTGGCGGCGGTCGGCCCGGGCGCGGGTGAGCCCGGACGGTCCGGCTCCGGTGGAGCTGGCGGACGACGAGCTGGCCGCGTACCGGGAGGCGCATCCGCTGGCGGCGGCGATGCCGGTGATCCGGGAGCTGATGGGCGCGTACGCGACGGACGGGGAGCATCTCGTCGCGGTGTGCGACGCGTACGGGCGGCTGTTGTGGGTGGAGGGGCATCCGAGCACGCTGCGGCTGGCGGGGCGGATGAATTTCGTGGCGGGTGCGCGCTGGTCGGAGTCGGCGATGGGGACGAACGCGCCCGGCACGGCGATCGCGATCGACCGGCCCGTGCAGGTCTTCGCGGCGGAGCACTTCCGGCGGCCGGTGCAGACGTGGACGTGCGCGGCGGCGCCGCTGCACGATCCGCACAGCGGACGGCTGCTGGGGGCGGTCGACATCACGGGCGGGGACGGGCTCGCCCATCCGCACAGCCTGGCGTTCGTGCAGGCGGTGGCGCGGGCGGCGGAGTCGCAGCTGGCGCTGCTGGCTCCGGCGCCGGCCCGAGACCGGGTGACGCTGTCGGCACTGGGCCGGGACGAGGCGGTGCTGGTGGCGGGTGGGCGCACGGTGCGGCTGAGCCCTCGGCACAGCGAAATCGTGGTGATGCTGGCGGCCCACCCGGAGGGTGTGGGCGGGGGCGAGCTGCTGGCGGCGCTGTACGAGGAGGGTGCGGTCACGCCGGTGACGCTGCGGGCGGAGTTGTCGCGGCTGCGGGGCCTGCTCGGGCCGGAGTTGCTGCCGTCGCGGCCGTACCGGCTGGCGGCGCCGGTGGACGCGGACTTCGAGACGGTGGCGCGGCGGCTGACGTCCGGGGCGGTGACCGCGGCGGTGGGCGGATACACGGGGCCGCTGCTGCCGGGGAGCTGCGCGCCGGGGGTGGTGCGGCTGCGGCGGCGGCTGGCGGACCAGTTACGGGCGGCGCTGATCGCGCGGGGCGACGTGCAACTGCTGGACGACTGGGCGCGCAGCCCGTGGGGCGAGGACGACCTGGAGGTGTGGCAGGCACTGGCGGGCGCGGTCCCCGCCGGTAGCCGGCCGCCCGTACAGGCGCGGGTGCGGGCCTTGGACGCGGAGCTGTCGGCGGGGCTGCCGGCGTGA